One Elaeis guineensis isolate ETL-2024a chromosome 10, EG11, whole genome shotgun sequence genomic window carries:
- the LOC105033826 gene encoding uncharacterized protein, with the protein MKISLLPAVIREMLLHRGPLLRYAATWTAVLTATVAVTSFAPEIAFVWALSPESGFAQRCRAGAVRVPVEGPAGEVVCVPAQLFGRSKADLFVPPLFAALVVWGSALFVRSVGLWESEEAIG; encoded by the coding sequence ATGAAGATTTCTCTTCTGCCGGCGGTGATCCGGGAGATGCTCCTCCACCGGGGGCCGCTGCTCCGGTACGCGGCCACGTGGACGGCCGTCCTGACGGCTACGGTGGCGGTGACGTCGTTCGCGCCGGAGATCGCGTTCGTGTGGGCGTTGTCGCCGGAGTCGGGTTTCGCCCAGCGGTGCCGGGCAGGCGCCGTTAGGGTTCCAGTGGAGGGGCCGGCGGGAGAGGTGGTGTGCGTGCCGGCGCAGCTATTCGGGCGGTCGAAGGCGGACCTCTTCGTGCCCCCGCTCTTCGCCGCCCTGGTGGTTTGGGGCTCTGCCTTGTTCGTCCGATCCGTCGGGCTGTGGGAGAGCGAGGAGGCGATCGGGTGA